The genomic segment TGTGCAAGGAAATCCCACAGCGTTTCCCTTCTAGCTTTCCACCCAGGCCCCCGACTTACCTAGAGACAATCCAGGAGTGTCCTCGGCCCCGCCCACAAACCCAACTCTGAGTCTGATTGGACGGCAACAAAGGGAGGCTCCGCCTATAGTTCCAGGATAACGCCCTCCGCCCCCTCTCTGCTAGAACTTTTTTCTGGTTCCTCCCAGATGAGGCCCCCGTGTGGTCGcgttggggtggagggggtggggtcagACTAAAGAGTCTCGGTGGAGGAGAAAGATGGGAGCTTAGCTCCTGGGAACTGGCGTGGAAGATGGTTGGGGACTTGCTCTTGGGTCTGTTGGAGGAGGCGTGCGGACCCCTGGGTCCCTGCTTCAGGCCCCAACAGCACCCGGCGCCCTGGCTCCGTCGGCCTGCTTAGTTCAGACCCCACTGTTCCTATTCAGCCTTcgcctctgccccggctcccagCACTGGCTGGGGGACAGGAAAAGGCAGTGGAAACCCACTGGAAGAGTGTGGACGGGTTGTCATGAGAGGGGACGGGCCTGGGGGAGGAGATCTGGGTAGGACTGGCCCTTGATTCGGGAATCACTCCTTGATTCTGGAAGTGCATTTCAGCCAGGTGGCCCTGCCACGCCGAAGGGACCCGGGTTCCCAGTCTCTCCTTCTAGGACAGGAGACCCGCCCCAGAGCTCTCCTCTCGGGAAGCCAAAACTGAGAATCTGACCGGAGAAAATGAATCCGATATTTAGGCAACCAGATCAATCTTTATTTAAGCCTTGGTGCTGTGGCCTTTTTCTTCGTTCGGTACCTTGGGAAGCTGGGTCTGTGACACCTGGCTCTGTGATAGCTGGGTCTGTGATAGCTGGGTCTGTGACAGCCGACTTTGTGGACCCTGGTCCTCTGGGGCTGCTGCCTTGTCGGTACGGACCCAGGACTTGACCGAATCGATCAGGGTCCCAGACCTAAAGCAAAGTACgctggggaagggtggggtgCAATCGTGTAAGCAGGTTAGGTCCTGAGTGAGGGacacccctcccagcctccctgtaTCTGGTCCTTTTCTATGACCCAAGCTTCGCCGCCCTGGGTAAGCACGCCCCTCTTTTCTAAGCCCCTCCCCCTAACGCCCCCTCCTACCTTCGGACGTTGGAGACCCCGCCCCTCGCCCCAAGCCCCGCCTTCTCCGGGAGGCGGCTCACGAGGTGGCGAAGCCGAGCATCAGAAACACAAGGCCCCAGATCAGCATCTCGAACAGAAAGCCTCTCAGCGCATCCTTGGGATTCAGACACTCTGACGGCTTGAGGGATCGAAACCGCTGAGACTGGGTCCCGGGCTTTGATTTCGGGATCTCCTCAATGACTCTTTTGGGCAACActgacagaggagagagaaggagcagtgCTGGGAGGGCCGGTCGTGGCCCAGGCAAGCTCTGTCCACGccacccttccccaggacccaggCCTCCCAGGAGATAAGCCAGCCCCTCACTGCCTGAAGCCAGGCCACTGTGAGAGGTGGCCGCACCCTGGGCAGGAAGCCACCCCCCCCCTTGGCCTGAAACCACACCCCGACAGAAAGTTAGGCCCTCCAGGGCGCTCGCTGAAGCTGACTGCCCCCCAAACCCAGGATCCTGAGTCCCATTCGTCTGTCGACTCCCCAGCTCTGACCTGTGACTTCAAAACGGATGACCGTGGCTGGGCCGGATCGCTCAGTGCCCAACTCGCAGCGGTAGTTACCCGCATCCTCTGGCCTCACCAGTCGCTTGATCAGGGTGGGCCGTTTCCCCTCGGACACCAAGGTCTCAGAATTGCTCCCCCAAACCTAGACCCAAGCTCAAGGGGTCACAGAGGCCTGGGGAGTTCAGGGTTTGGGGCAGTACAGGTGTCAGGGCATCACGGGCTCTCAGTGGGGGAGACGGGAGTCCAGGGTCACTGGTAAGGGCATGGGGTCCCTGGGGATCCCTAGAAGTCAAACCTGGTGGGTCATGGGTCATGGGGATTGTGGCAACAAGCTTGTGGATGAGGGGGTCGGCGCTCACACAAGCCTTATGGACTTGGGGTTAAAGGGCCCACCCTGTAAAAGCTGTAATAGGTCAGGCCTTGAGATAATTTATGCCAGTCGAGCTCACAGTCCAGGATCAGGTCTTCCGTTTCACGGATGTTGATTTGGCGCACTGGGGACAGAAGTGGGACACTTCTTCGAGGTTTCCTGCCCTCCCGCCAGTGCCACCCACTTTGTCTAAGCCCCCCTTTCTGTCTCCACCCTCCGATCCAGTCCCCACCCTCTCTAGGCCACGTCTCTCCTCTGGCTCCGCCCCTCTTGCGCCAACCCCTGCGGCTGGCCCCAGCTCTCTCACCCCCACAGTCTCTGTATTTTCGACAAACGTGAAGCTGCTTTCTACAGTTACTGCACCAGATCAGAAGCTGCAGCATTGTACCTGAAGGGACAGGATCCAGGCTGTATTCGCCCTGAGAGGCGAGGCTAAAGGCAAGGGCCAAGGTCGGGGGCGGAGTCAGGCCCCTAATCCCTAGAGGTCAGCCTAAGGGGCGGGGCCAGAAGGCAGTCCTCCCTGAAGAGGGGTGTAACCAGTCTCAGGAAAGAGCGCCCAGAGAATAGGACCCGTTGCCCAGGAAGTCCGCTGTGCACAAGGACTACTGGGGACCAGGAACCTCTCAGGCGTGGGGAAGGAAGAACGACGGAGACCCAAAGCCGGAGGAGAAAGGCTGGGTATTCACGGGGCAAGGATGAGGGATAGAAAACCAGTTCCCATAATCCGGACTCACCACATTTGTTGGGACAGAAATCTGcctcagaaggaagaaaagagaattatcAGATTCCTGTTAAAGGGGATGGGGGCGGGAGGAAGGAATAGGCTGGGGGTTGGGCTGTTGGGTTGGAGGGAAGAAGGACCCGGGTGTCTGAATCTCTGGGTCCAAGGGAGGACCGGGTCGGGAGAGGTGAGTGGTTGGACATAGAAagcagggggctggggacagagtcCCTGGGCCTGTTGAGGGAAGGGGCCGTGGTCCCTGACGGAAGCCATCTCCCCTCACCCTCTCTTTGGAATCGAGTGACGTAGCCACGAAAGGCTGCCTTTTCCAGAGTCAACATCCAGGAGAACTCCTTCACGAAAGTGTCATCTGGGAAGGAGCAGGGTGACATAGAGTGgtacccctcccccgcccaccgCAGGAGGAGATACAGGAAGTTCCTTCTGTGTGAAGAGATTGGCATTCCGCGTTGGGGCCACCTCAGGGAGGGACAATGAAATTGAATGACCACTTAACAATGCTGGCCACTGAGCTAAGCGGCCCCTGGCCTGCAGGCACTGTTAGGACCCATTTGAGAGGTGACAAAGTTGCAAAGTCCCTCCCTACAGGCCACAGAGCTAGGGGATGACCGGCCCGGAATTTGAACCAAGGCAGGTGGGCTCCAGAGCGACTACCAGACCCGTCCTCACCAACAATCATTTCTCGAAAAGTTTCTGGAGCCCCTCCCTTGGCCCCTATGTGGATTTACCTGCTACATCACTGTTTCTGATAAGTCTCACACTCCTCAGAAAACTCAAGACTGACGTTTCCATTGTGGCCTCATctggagggacacagaggatgcGGGGAGGGGAGCTAGAACCTCAGATCCCAAGCCTTGAGGTCTCTTGGCTCAGCGGGTGTTAAAAACTACAATACCCATGAGGCTACTGGACCAGCCCGGGGCTGTAAATGGCTGGCACGCCCGTTGCCTTCTGggagttgtatttttttttttttttttgccacataaAATTGCCACCTAAGGACTAGGGGAACAGTGTATTGGTCTGCCCTGGGGAAGGCCTGGAATCTGCATCCCAGCCTTCTCCATTCACGAACCCAGTACAGTCTCCCTCCAGTCTTTcgcttccttccctcctgcccgCTCCCGCAACCATCCTAGAACGCAGACCCCTCTTTTCCCTCGACCCCTGGATTCGCACTCTCTACCCTGCCCTCACCGATAACCCCCAGAAAGGTATCCTCTAAATCTGGTAGGTCCCGGAAATTCCTCACGGTTTCTCTTATCTTTTCCATCACTTCTCTGTGACGCTCGGGGGCGAGGTGGGTAGGCAGGTATTCCTTTTCCAAGGCGTCCAGCGCGGCCACGACCCTTCGATCACACGTGACACAGCTCCGGGCAGGAAGCAGGCAGCCGGCTAGCGCCACCACCAGGAGGGCAACTTGGGGACCCATTTCCCCGGAGCACTCAGCCCCAGCAGAACCCCGGGGAGGGTCCGCCCACCCCACACGGAAGGGGTGATCGCTGACCGGAAAGAACCCCTTCCCCGAGAGTAAGACCCCCCCTTCAATTTGCAGGGCTCCCCCTTCTCGGTTAGGAAACCGAGGAGTCCGGGGTCCCGCTGCACCCTAGACAGCCGCTGCCCGACCTTGACCTTGAATGTTGCACCCTGGAATACTAGGGTTCGCTGAAGGGCCGAATCCAGGCTGGGGGCCTTTAGAGGGGACGAGCAGGCCACGTCCTTCCACTCTATTTGCCACGGCTAAAATTGAGGACGTTGTGGATCGAGGGTGAGGTTGGTCACGTCACGTGGAGAGCTTTATGACTGGAGACAGACTCGAAGGTCGCCTCAATCCCACAGagtccctcttcctttctccttgggGCGCCTACTTCTCTAGAGACACTCTGGGCCAGTTTCCTTGGCCCCGCCCACAAACCCAACTCTGAGTCTGATTGGACGGCAACAAAGGGAGGCCCCGCCTATTGTTCCAG from the Prionailurus viverrinus isolate Anna chromosome E2, UM_Priviv_1.0, whole genome shotgun sequence genome contains:
- the LOC125153407 gene encoding izumo sperm-egg fusion protein 1-like isoform X1 is translated as MGPQVALLVVALAGCLLPARSCVTCDRRVVAALDALEKEYLPTHLAPERHREVMEKIRETVRNFRDLPDLEDTFLGVIDEATMETSVLSFLRSVRLIRNSDVADDTFVKEFSWMLTLEKAAFRGYVTRFQREDFCPNKCGTMLQLLIWCSNCRKQLHVCRKYRDCGVRQINIRETEDLILDCELDWHKLSQGLTYYSFYRVWGSNSETLVSEGKRPTLIKRLVRPEDAGNYRCELGTERSGPATVIRFEVTVLPKRVIEEIPKSKPGTQSQRFRSLKPSECLNPKDALRGFLFEMLIWGLVFLMLGFATSVLCFRSGTLIDSVKSWVRTDKAAAPEDQGPQSRLSQTQLSQTQLSQSQVSQTQLPKVPNEEKGHSTKA
- the LOC125153407 gene encoding izumo sperm-egg fusion protein 1-like isoform X2; protein product: MEKIRETVRNFRDLPDLEDTFLGVIDEATMETSVLSFLRSVRLIRNSDVADDTFVKEFSWMLTLEKAAFRGYVTRFQREDFCPNKCGTMLQLLIWCSNCRKQLHVCRKYRDCGVRQINIRETEDLILDCELDWHKLSQGLTYYSFYRVWGSNSETLVSEGKRPTLIKRLVRPEDAGNYRCELGTERSGPATVIRFEVTVLPKRVIEEIPKSKPGTQSQRFRSLKPSECLNPKDALRGFLFEMLIWGLVFLMLGFATSVLCFRSGTLIDSVKSWVRTDKAAAPEDQGPQSRLSQTQLSQTQLSQSQVSQTQLPKVPNEEKGHSTKA